The following are encoded in a window of Chryseobacterium sp. genomic DNA:
- a CDS encoding helix-turn-helix domain-containing protein has translation MPESTIIALNISTLKCPVSFGGDFGILPLDAAPVPDVLSTSVKTKFYALLIPLAGTGELILDGNILEMRRGRVFFINYSQVLRLSASATFRGKLILFTRSFYNLIYTGNRKIKNDTAFSGLPAFSDFRRGDFADFLATVSDITTEASRQQALNRETVCLLLKVTMLKFIRASGGDNYIGFKTNRTLAYVEAFETLVNHNFRQLKRTSEYAEKLNITPNYLNSIVKDRLDLTAEQYIRNRVILEAERLLLNTSLSVTEISFDLGFSDKSHFGKYFRKATGHSPNRFRHKFVNGQ, from the coding sequence ATGCCCGAATCCACAATCATCGCCCTGAACATCAGTACTCTGAAGTGCCCCGTCTCTTTTGGGGGTGACTTTGGGATCCTGCCGTTGGATGCAGCCCCGGTGCCTGATGTGCTTTCAACATCGGTGAAGACAAAATTCTATGCCCTTCTGATCCCGCTGGCGGGTACCGGCGAACTCATTCTGGACGGCAATATCTTAGAAATGCGGCGTGGGCGCGTGTTTTTCATCAATTACAGCCAGGTTCTCCGCTTATCGGCGTCGGCTACTTTTCGGGGTAAACTGATTTTATTTACCCGGTCCTTCTACAACCTGATCTATACCGGCAACCGTAAAATAAAAAATGACACCGCTTTCTCCGGACTTCCTGCTTTCAGCGACTTCCGGCGGGGGGATTTTGCTGATTTTTTGGCTACGGTGTCGGATATCACCACTGAGGCGTCAAGACAGCAGGCGCTGAACCGGGAAACGGTGTGCCTGCTGCTGAAGGTAACCATGCTGAAGTTCATACGCGCCAGTGGTGGCGACAATTATATAGGTTTCAAAACCAACCGGACCCTGGCTTATGTGGAAGCTTTTGAAACACTTGTGAACCATAATTTCCGACAGCTGAAGCGTACTTCCGAATACGCAGAAAAGCTGAATATCACACCAAACTACCTTAACTCCATTGTAAAAGACCGCCTGGACCTTACTGCTGAGCAGTACATCCGTAACCGGGTTATCCTGGAGGCGGAACGTCTGCTGCTGAACACCAGTCTTTCTGTTACCGAAATTTCCTTCGATTTAGGTTTCTCTGATAAATCCCATTTCGGAAAATATTTCCGTAAAGCTACCGGCCACAGTCCCAACCGCTTCCGTCACAAATTCGTGAACGGACAGTAG